The genomic stretch GAGTAATAGCTGCCAACAGAATGGATTTTTAACTTTGGGTTTTTGCAAAGATGATGACGGGGACATGGATTAGATGACCCTCCTAAAGTGGTGTGCTTTTCAAACCAACCAGATTATAGGAGGTACTTGAAGGCAAGatctttttctgtttctttgttgATCTCTTCCTTGCTTTCAAACATACAGTTGAAGGGCAATCACGACTATCCTTGTTGGAAAGATAACCATCCTAATTTGCTACATcatattatttattcatttattttctatgaaTAACTAGGATGAATAGCAGTCAGCAAACTTGAAGAGAATTTCCCGACTTATAGAAGGGACTTACATAGCATGATCTATAGGAATTTCTTGGAGAAGGTCCAGCAATAGCTTGGTATCAGTGCACGGGTCAACAAATTTAGGCAACAATTGGCCCTATCTATTGTGTGtgcattttctttccatttaatCCCCTTTAGTATGACCTCACCTATTGgggggcaaggatccatgtcgACCCCATTTATAtgagattctcctgacttgcTGGGCTTTGCCTCTTTCATCTTACCTTCCATTGAGGAAGCAATATTCGGTTGATTCAGAAAGCGGGTTAGGAATCGCAAGGACAGAGATGATGGCATTCATCCTATTATTTAAGTAAACAAGGGGACTATGGCAAGTGCTACCTCACCTTGGATAGAGCAAGGTTCAATCAATTAAAAATTGTTTATACTTGACTTGCTTGCTTAGTTCCACGCTTCTGCTTGCTAGCAGCTCTCATCTTGAATTTAGTtgcatcctttttcttttttttattcttctgcTATCATCGCTCGTGGTTGCTCTCTTCCTTAATGCTATCTTCTTCTTATCCTCGTTTGGCTCTATAGAAAACCTTTCctcttttatctttcatttttcaactCTCATTTTCATCTCTCTTAGTTTCCCTCTATTTTGTTTGGACTTCATTTTTCCCTACTTtcttttgtatggatccatgtggctgaccccattaagttgggataaggctgagtttattgtttcttttaatGGAATGAGAATAACTAATCAATTAAAAATGTTGACTTCGATAGACTTAGGGCAGATAAAGTACTATCCCATGATGCTTTAGAATCAATCCAACAACTTAATTCAGCAAAACAGTCATTAGGCTTGATCAAGCCAAAGATATCTTTATCCCGTTATGTGTTAATTCTAGATGCGGAAGAAATTATAAGCAGTTAAGGAAAAAACATTGCCAAAGTGAGGAGGCCTTATAATGTGAGGCATCTAGTACTAGGCAAGGCCAGCTCCCAATTGAATCGGTACTCTATTTTCtttagcaaaataaaatatgtttTGTATCACTTAGAATTTTGAACTAAACACAGACTTTATTTATTATAACTAAATGATGTACAAACTAATAAAGACAAAAACTAGTTATGAAATTATGTAAAAAACCAGTTATAATAATGCACAGTAATCAATGTGGTCAGAGCTCCATAATTAAAATAGACTAATAGAGTACTCTTAGCCTTTAATTAATTGAATAGAACAGTTCCTAGAGACTACACTGGTTGTTCAAACTGAGCTTAACCACTACTTGATCATTTGTGCAATaacatagccttatcccaactaaaaggggttgactacatggatccttgctctccaagcAACTCTATTAAAAGTCATACAACCAGTTCTCCCTAGGGtaattttaggcctgcccctctttcttttagttccttcaatctgaaacAAATCACACTCCTCCATATTGGAGCAAcccaaggcctccgttgaacatggccatgcgaCCTCAAACGACTCTCTTGTAGCTTATCATTTTAAAGAGCTCCCAActcagctctaatatggtcattcctttctttatccttcctagttttgctacatctccatctcaacatccttatcTCCACTACATTTAGTTCatctatatgatgcttcttaactgtcaaacattccgcaccatacatcatagccggtcgcATGGCAGTCATATAAAATTTTAGTTTAACCTTCAAAAGAATACACCGATACACTATACTCTGAATGCACCtatccacttcatccatcttatTTTAATTCTCTGGGGAACATCATGTTCtatatcatcttctttatttacaTTTGAGCCCAGATagctaaaataatcactttgtggaatTTCCTTTCATTAATATTCACCACGTTTTAACCATCTTTGtgtggctaaagttacacacctaCTCCATCTTTGTTCTACTTGTCTTAAGACCTTTTGGTTCCAAATCCAACTTGGTGTTAGTccctgtttttttttctcatccattaacacaatatcatcagcaaccacatacaccaaggaacctcatATCGTATGGCTTTGGTTAAATCATTCATGATAAGCGCAAATAAATAGGGGCTTAAGGCTGATCTTTGATGTagtccaattgtaattgggaatttaCTACCTTGACCCCCCTCCCACCATTCGTACACTAGTCACCGcaccattatacatatctttaattatgtctACATATTTATATAacactcttttcttctctagtatATGTATCTAGGGACTCTGTTGTAgcatttttctaggtcaataaagaccatattgAGATCATTCCTGCCCTCTCCAGATCTTTTCATGAGTCTCCTAAGGAAGAAAATAGCTTCTATCATGGATCTTCTTGCCattaaaccaaattggttctcagAAAtagtagtttcctttttcaggtaggtttcaataaccttctcccataactTCAttgtatgactcattagttttatgcctctacaGTTATTGCAGCTCTGAATTTCAccattatttttgtaaattgggaCCACAATACTGCTTGATCATTTGTGAGTTTCCATAAAGAACCCGCgcaggagggggggggggggagaacgATGTTCATGTGTTAAAACTTCACCTTCCCCTCTTCTTTATAATCTTTACATGAATCACCGCTGCACTTCCTTACGGTAGACTCTTTCACCATAGATAACAAATATAAGGTAAATGAAAGCCTCAATCAGCGCTTCACCATTTCCTAGCGCACCCTTATTTATGAATTGATTATTTTGCAGAGAGTCACACCGACacataaatgcaccaaatttACATGAGATTCAACAAACTGCATGTCACATAACAAGAAAATAGATTCCTAATTGTGTTGTGAATTTTACAAGGGTGCTTGACTGGCTGGACCTTGCCTAAAGCCAAAGCAACGCTAAAGGCACCAAAGAAAACTGGGTGATTGACTCACCTGGGTGCCCGTCCAGGCCCCAGGCCCTTGCCTCTTCAAGCTCTCTTTTTAACAACACTGACCATAACAGGGGATTGTTTCTAATTGATAACTCTTGAATATGGATCTAACAACCAGATACATTGTTCTGTTTCATGTTATCTTTCAGATGCTACCCTTGAAGATAACCCCAACAAGTATAACCCAGAATCCTTAACATTTGATGGATCCCTCTATGGAGATTTTCCTCAGAGATGCAATCCTTCAGACAGACATTTCGCCTGCAGTGCGGTGATTCCATCATTGCCATTGACAATAAAATGGTTAAGAGACTCTGTCAAGGAAAACCCTTCTGTAAGAGTTCAGGTAAAACTGAATCTGAATTTGAAGCTCTGTTTGGTTATATGTAATCTTTTTTCCAACTGGGGAATATCAGCTGTTAGTAGCAGATAGATTTACCTTCATTTATCAATTTTCTTTGACAAGGACTCTGTAGTAAGTATGGCTGACATGGTGTGGGCTGGTCAGAAGGAGTTGGCCGCAGCCAAGCATGTGGCATATCAGGCTGGACTGTTTTATGCTTGGGCTGGGCTGGAAGAAACTCAGGCCTGCCTGAACTTCGCATGCAcaatttaaatataattttttttttcttagaatatttaatgtgaaaaaaaaaatggaattgttGTTTGTAGTAAAAGGTAAAATGGGATAAGgatgagtttgttgttgttgttgtaggcaAAAAATGATGTGTGCCTAATTATTCATGCCTCAGTGTgctagtttttcttctttttaggaAAACATGAGCAGGTGAAAGTCCCACAAGGTTGCATAAAGGTGTAGCTCCACCAACTGTATCTGTCACATGACAGGTCAGTTGGGGCCCAAAATTTTCGCAAGAAGTAGATCCCACTCTCCCTAGACGTGCCAAGTTTGAGTCTAATCTGACTACAAGTGCCAAAACGAAGCAAAGAAATTGATCAAAATACGCAGATCTTTGAACAATTCTTGACCATGGGAAAGTATGCACTGAGGTGGTCTTACAATTGAATTAGGGACCCAAATTTTACCTGACCTTACGTTGTGTCCTCTTCCTATCCAACAGTCAGTATTTATCTAGTTACTATGCCACATGGCAAGAAATAGTGGTGCAGGAGCTGCATTTCCCATCTACTCTGCTTCACTTGTATCCATTTTGCCAGCAGTTTTGTTGGCTTCTCATTTCTATGATATATCTGATATCATATTTGCTCTTTGGCACCTGCAGGTTCTTGTAACTGGTTCCTTGCATCTAGTTGGAGATGTATTGAAGCTCTTAAGGAGGTGATGTAAGTTAAAAGCAGTCACTTCAAAATTTATCCCAGTTCATTATCTTGGCACCTTGAATAGTGTCAAGAATACATTGTTTAAAGCAAGCAAGGTTCATTACATTGCTGGCTACACAAATAATGATTTTTCTCTGTGATTTCTTCTGTAATTTGACAGTGCTGTATTATTAGAGTATAATTCAAACTGAGCCTCCCAACTTATTCACCATGTGAATCTTTTGTGGTATCTTTTGTACCTGTACTGTGAAGGATTTATGGGTGAAACACCCATACAGGATAGATGGTTGGGTATTTAGTTCTGCCACATGGTAGATTGAATAGTGTTAAAAATTTGTGGCAGGTACACACCAAAGTCCCATGTTCACCTGTCAAGCTTCAGTTGCTTGCAAAACAAATCCCAAAAAATCAATGACTGTCCAGAGGGGTGTATACTGCATAGATATACATGGGAGTGTATCTGTCCTATGAGCTGCGAAGACCTATGGTTACAAcaatgagggaagaagaatgtgaagaggaaagagaaaaaaatggaattaaCAGCAGTCAACTTAAAATGGTTTATTAAGTATTTTTGGGAGATGAGCGCCAAATGAATATTGTAGGAACTCTTGACCAAAGAAGTGACCCTCTATTGTCAAATTTGGGGATTGGATAGCCTGCAAGAATTCATTCAAATGAAGCATATAATTTGTATTTCAGGACTTATTTTTGAGGAAAATGAACCCTGCCAGTCTCTAGTAGGAAATGCCCAGACTGTGTAAGGTACAAAAAAACCATGCTGCCCCCCCCCCACTTGCTCCGAATATGTCCCGGTGTGCCGTCCCATTAGCCCGTTGGTCTGGTTTTTCATACTCAGACTTGAGAGTTCTCTTGCCCTATTTTTAATTGAGAGGTTTATACATTTGGCTAATCCAAAGGAGCTCCTCGATACTGTCTAAATCTTCCACATCAACTCTCCACTAAACATGAAACCCCCTATTGAGAAGTCCATGATTCAGATACTTTTGTAGTGGTAGTCTCTACATTTAATATTGAAAAAGCATTTTTAGTAGTGGCTAAATCTCTTTGATTATGAGTGGAAATCTCTTCAAAGTGACTTCTTTGGCTTCACCTTGCAATCCATGTATGCAACATGAAATCAAGCAAACCAAAATATCACAATcatcaaaattttccaatatTTAGCAAAGATGTTTTGATTTGCTAATATAATATAGGATGATGCCACGTCAATTTGCGAACTTCAGTGAAATTAATCATTCCTATCTAATGGAAGATGCATTCTAGACCTATAATTAGGAGTATTGGTGTAGGTTTCATTAAGTAGAAACCTGTCCTCTTTATGGAGAATACtgattatgaaaataaaaaagcataTCATTATTCTCCTCACATCCTCACACATTACCAACTaaaccacccaaaaaaattacttaacaTTGTGATACAGATTAAGCATGCAGCACCCCCTGCAATAATACGTAAAAGCGCGATATTAATTAAGCACGTAAGGCTTTTCTTAATTCTTCAGTTAAGTATGACAATTACATGTTAAAATCTTAATCATGGAAGCAATGGATCATATCATAATCTTCCAACTGATCATGTTTCTCATGCACTCAAATAGCTTAAGTTTATTtaagattttcattttaaatcctacaTTTGCTTGAGCTTTCTTTGAATCCTAAACAATCTTACCTAACCTACCAACAAgaaacaaacaacaaaaataattcAGTAAAGTTTCCTCACAATTTCTTTAGTATTATGGTTTCAGAATTGTGCCAAAATGGGATGGACAGACAACCAGCTGGGTTGGCCGGTTGGTTTTGGTTCAAGAAGTGAACCTTTCTTGATCAACCAGGGGAATAGTCACCTTTCTTATTCTTGTTGGTGGATTTATTGGgccataatttatttttatttttttaagtgtcTCTGAGCAAGCGGAACAAGGGAATGCATCAACAAGATGCAACAAAACAGTGTCGTACATAGGAGGGAAGCAAGTTCGTTTCATGTGACAAAGGGAGGGATAGACATAGAAGAGCTAGTGTATCTTACTCCAATGGATCAAAGAAactttatgggagagggattgCTACCAAGCTACGTCGCCCTGCACCGACATAAGGGCAATGAGAGCGGATGCAGGGGGCATTGCAATAGGGATTAGATGTTTAATTTCACAGGGGCAAGGGGGATCATTTCGCATTTCTTATGTCTAAGCACAGGCACCACACAACCTAATagtcttttttttatatattaatattCATCTATGTataacatgaaaattttaaaattgaatagGGAATCAATATGTTGTCAGTGTGGGATAAAATCTTCTAAGCCGAAACCATAAGAACATGAGAGAATCATACACAAAAGACTCACatatgagagagaagagagaatgtcAGAGAATGATACACACCGACAATGTTTAcacccttttccttttccaaaaaaaaaaccttcttcgatcttttttttttttttaataaaactcTTATTTTGTTGAACCTTCCCATTAAAACAGAGTGCATAGTTATTGCATTCCTTCTGAACCCATGTGAACATTAGAAAACAATTTTGCTAAGCACCACTTTCTTACCAGTTTCATTGGTAGGGAAACAAACATTCATCCCCTATGAGAGGAATGTCTGGCCTACTGAAACATTTTATTCATAGTAGtttataaagagagagagagagagagagagagagagagagagagagagagagagagagaagctctccAATCTCTATTTCCACATGTCACTGAAATaacataaaaattttgaaaagtgaGCAACCGACACCTTCATAGTGAAACAATGAAGAAAGGCAcgaaagcattttttttctattaatccaattttaaaatttatggtCTAAAGCAGTGGCTTCAATCATCTGAGCTGCTGGTCTTACTAACCCTAACTACATTATTATAACATGAAACCCCCAAGAAAAGCCCACCAAATTTAATTTACCAAATTACCCCCAGAAAAAGTTACCTGGGACCCATTTAGTTGTGGGGTATACAGGATGGAAACCCTAATTACAAGGGCAATCTGGTCATATAGTAAAAGAATGTTTTTGGTACGGAATATTTTATATTAATACTCTCCTCACACATTACCGTCACCCTTAACAATAAAGTAGGTGGCGGTCCCATCAAAAGAACCCAAGCCTCTCAAGTCATCTCATGagagtttttcttcttttctcttttcttaaaAGTAGCCGTTGCACCTCCTAACCCCAACgtttaaaaaatacaaaacccatCTCAGCACGAGACCCATGTTAGGCCTCCCCTCTCATAGCTCCGCTCCCTATTTCTAATTCTCCTCAATTCTTCTCCAACGGctgcctccctctctttctcctttcttcttcttcttcaaccttcttCCATCCCAAACCCTTAAACATGGTTTCTTCAACAGATTCTCCAGTTATAGAATATGCACCTTCAACCCCATTACTGTCAGCAACCAGATGTAGCAGTAGCAGTTGCAGCACCAGTGAATCTGATGAAAGCCCTGCAACCTCACATAGATTCAAATTTCCAGATGTTATATATCGATTTCAGGACAAACCCAGTTGTGGTTCCTATCGATCTTTGGCAATTCTATCTGGGCATATTGGATCTGTCTCTTGCTTGGCTCTGTGTGGTGAATTCATTCTAAGTGCTTCACAGGGTAAGGACATTATAGTCTGGCAACAACCTGATTTGAAGCAATTTGCTAAGTTTGGACAGGGTGACGGCTCTGTTAAAGCCCTTGTAACTGTGGGAAACAAAGTGTTCACAGCACATCAAGATAGTAGGATAAGGGTCTGGAAGGTGTCAAGAAGGTCGGAGAACATATTAAGGCTTGTTGCTACACTACCCACAACTAAGGATTACTTGGGGAAGTTCTTGAAACAGAGCAATTATGTTCAAACTCGGCGGAACCACAAGCGTTTATGGATTGAACATGCTGATAGTATTTCTTGCTTGGCGGTCTGCGATGGTATGATCTATTCAGGGTCATGGGACAAGACCCTGAAAGTATGGAGAGTCTCTGATCTGAAGTGCTTGGAATCGATAAGGGCTCATGACGATGCCATAAATGGGTTGGTTGCACACAAGAGGTTGGTGTACTCTGCTTCTGCTGATGGGAAGATCAAGGTATGGGGAAAGGACGGAAAGAGTTCTCACTCCTTAAAGGGTATCTTGGAGGGTCACAAGGATGTTTCCATGAATTCGGTGATCTTATGTGATGATGGGAGGTTGGTATATGGAGCTGGGTCAGAAGGGTGTGTGATGGGTTGGAAGAGAGACATGGATCTCAGTAGTTGGAAGTTGGTCTGTGAACACAAAGCACATCAAATGGCTGTATTGTGTTTATGTTCAGTGGGGGATTATATATGCAGCGGTTCAGCTGACAAGACAATTGGGATATGGAAGAGAGAGGTTGGGGGAGGGATTTACAGTGTTGGGGTGATAAAGGGGCATGAAGGACCAGTTAAGTGTTTACAGGCCTCATCTCATAGTGTAGGAGGTGGCTTCTTGCTCTATAGTGGAGGTCTTGACAGAAGCTTGAGGGTTTGGTGGGTTCCCAAGGAAGAGTCTGCAAAGAAAGAGGGAAGCTCTCCAATACAACAAATCATAGAGGAAAAATCTAGCCTTGTGCTAAGTTGATTCTCCTGAAGTTAAGAGACAGATGAAGCATTGTT from Macadamia integrifolia cultivar HAES 741 chromosome 14, SCU_Mint_v3, whole genome shotgun sequence encodes the following:
- the LOC122061938 gene encoding protein JINGUBANG-like; this translates as MVSSTDSPVIEYAPSTPLLSATRCSSSSCSTSESDESPATSHRFKFPDVIYRFQDKPSCGSYRSLAILSGHIGSVSCLALCGEFILSASQGKDIIVWQQPDLKQFAKFGQGDGSVKALVTVGNKVFTAHQDSRIRVWKVSRRSENILRLVATLPTTKDYLGKFLKQSNYVQTRRNHKRLWIEHADSISCLAVCDGMIYSGSWDKTLKVWRVSDLKCLESIRAHDDAINGLVAHKRLVYSASADGKIKVWGKDGKSSHSLKGILEGHKDVSMNSVILCDDGRLVYGAGSEGCVMGWKRDMDLSSWKLVCEHKAHQMAVLCLCSVGDYICSGSADKTIGIWKREVGGGIYSVGVIKGHEGPVKCLQASSHSVGGGFLLYSGGLDRSLRVWWVPKEESAKKEGSSPIQQIIEEKSSLVLS